One segment of Tamlana crocina DNA contains the following:
- a CDS encoding 7-carboxy-7-deazaguanine synthase QueE: MEKEIQLLVNKGEMLPLMEEFYTIQGEGFHKGTAAYFVRIGGCDVGCHWCDVKESWNAKLHPPTLTTKIVENAKKYSDTIVVTGGEPLTWDMTFLTSKLKAEGLQIHIETSGAYELTGQWDWICLSPKKMKLPTDEVYAKAHELKMIIYNKDDFRFAEEQAAKVNDNCILYLQPEWSKRDKMIPQIVDYVMQNPKWKVSLQTHKYLNIP; the protein is encoded by the coding sequence ATGGAGAAAGAGATACAATTATTGGTAAACAAAGGCGAGATGTTACCGCTTATGGAAGAGTTTTACACCATACAAGGTGAAGGCTTCCACAAGGGCACAGCGGCCTATTTTGTTAGGATTGGTGGCTGCGATGTGGGTTGCCATTGGTGTGATGTGAAAGAAAGTTGGAATGCTAAATTGCATCCACCTACGTTAACAACCAAAATTGTTGAAAATGCCAAAAAATACAGTGACACGATTGTGGTAACCGGAGGTGAACCGCTAACTTGGGATATGACTTTCCTCACTTCAAAATTGAAGGCGGAAGGACTACAAATTCATATTGAAACTTCGGGTGCTTATGAGTTGACCGGGCAGTGGGATTGGATTTGCCTATCGCCCAAAAAGATGAAGCTTCCTACCGATGAGGTTTATGCCAAAGCCCACGAGCTTAAAATGATAATTTACAACAAGGACGATTTTCGTTTTGCTGAAGAGCAAGCCGCCAAAGTAAACGACAATTGTATTTTGTACTTACAGCCCGAATGGAGCAAACGTGATAAAATGATTCCGCAAATTGTGGATTACGTGATGCAGAACCCCAAATGGAAAGTGTCGCTACAAACCCACAAGTATTTGAATATTCCTTAA
- a CDS encoding helicase HerA-like domain-containing protein → MGTKETFHEYITKGYGTKGEYIPVGAAMLNGETITGAHVKIPLKTMNRHGLIAGATGTGKTKSLQVLAENLSEKGVPVLLMDIKGDLSGLAKPSPGHPKIDERHEKIGLPFEAKAFPVEILTLSEQDGVRLRATISEFGPVLLSRILDLTETQSGVVSVIFQYCDDNKLPLLDLKDFKKILQYATDEGKSEFNEAYGRISTASTGAILRKIVELEQQGADLFFGETSFDTQDLLRVDENGRGYINILRLTDIQDRPKLFSTFMLSLLAEIYSTFPEQGDSGRPELVMFIDEAHLIFDQASKALLNQIESIVKLIRSKGVGLYFVTQNPTDVPEEVLGQLGLKVQHALRAFTAKDRKAIKLTAENYPDSDYYDTAEVLTSLGIGEALVSALDEKGRPTPLAATMMRAPMSRMDILSETELTQLLSQSKLAKKYNETVDRESAYELLNDKIERAEAEEAKEKARQEREALKKAESKQRTTSRSRSTRMNPIVKVLTSATFIRSVFGILTKVMKK, encoded by the coding sequence ATGGGCACAAAAGAGACTTTTCACGAATACATTACCAAAGGCTACGGAACTAAAGGCGAATACATCCCTGTTGGCGCAGCGATGTTGAATGGCGAAACCATTACTGGGGCGCATGTAAAAATCCCACTCAAAACCATGAACCGCCACGGATTGATCGCTGGGGCTACCGGAACTGGAAAAACCAAATCGTTGCAAGTTTTGGCCGAAAATTTAAGTGAAAAAGGGGTGCCGGTGCTGCTAATGGACATTAAAGGCGATTTAAGCGGTTTGGCAAAACCCAGCCCGGGCCATCCCAAAATTGACGAACGCCACGAAAAAATAGGATTGCCTTTTGAAGCCAAAGCCTTTCCTGTTGAAATTTTAACCCTTTCGGAACAAGATGGCGTTAGGTTGCGGGCCACCATCAGTGAGTTTGGCCCAGTTTTGTTATCCCGTATTTTAGATTTGACCGAAACGCAAAGTGGTGTTGTTTCAGTGATTTTTCAATATTGCGACGACAATAAATTACCGCTTCTGGATCTAAAGGATTTCAAAAAGATTTTACAGTACGCTACCGATGAAGGTAAATCTGAATTCAACGAGGCTTACGGACGTATTTCTACGGCTTCCACTGGGGCTATCCTCAGAAAAATTGTAGAATTAGAGCAGCAGGGCGCCGATTTATTTTTCGGGGAAACCTCGTTTGATACCCAAGATTTACTGAGGGTGGATGAAAACGGAAGGGGCTATATCAACATTTTAAGGCTTACTGATATTCAAGACCGGCCCAAATTATTTTCTACGTTTATGTTGAGTTTGTTGGCCGAAATTTATTCCACATTTCCAGAGCAAGGCGATAGCGGCCGACCTGAATTGGTAATGTTTATTGACGAGGCTCATTTAATTTTCGACCAAGCTTCGAAAGCGCTTTTAAACCAGATTGAAAGTATCGTAAAACTGATTCGAAGCAAAGGCGTTGGTTTATATTTTGTAACGCAAAACCCAACCGATGTACCAGAAGAAGTGTTGGGGCAATTGGGATTAAAGGTACAGCATGCATTACGAGCGTTCACCGCTAAAGACCGAAAAGCGATAAAACTCACGGCTGAAAATTATCCCGATTCTGATTATTACGACACTGCCGAAGTGCTTACCTCGTTAGGTATTGGCGAGGCCTTGGTTTCCGCCCTCGACGAAAAAGGCCGCCCCACTCCATTGGCTGCTACTATGATGCGAGCACCCATGAGCCGAATGGACATACTTTCTGAAACTGAATTGACTCAGTTACTTTCGCAATCTAAATTAGCTAAAAAATACAACGAAACGGTAGATCGCGAAAGTGCCTATGAATTGCTGAACGACAAAATAGAACGGGCTGAAGCCGAAGAAGCCAAGGAAAAGGCCCGACAGGAACGTGAAGCCCTCAAAAAAGCGGAATCTAAACAACGAACCACATCCAGAAGCCGAAGCACCCGAATGAACCCTATAGTAAAAGTGCTTACCAGCGCGACCTTCATCCGCAGTGTTTTTGGCATTTTAACCAAAGTGATGAAAAAATAA
- a CDS encoding YitT family protein, giving the protein MNPFLSKLLFEAARKRLEKRRLGKPVRKREIVPLVRRFQVELSHAIKEYIFIVVGVFSAGFGLKGFLLPNKFIDGGATGISLLLQHVTSIQLGILLVMVNLPFLILAYRTIGQKFALKSIAAIAFLAVVVHFVEYPTITDDKLLIAVFGGFFLGLGIGMSMRGGSVIDGTEVLAIFLSRKLSLTIGDVLLIINIIIFSVGAYILSIETALYAILTYLSAAKTVDFVVDGVEEYVGVTIISNKHEELRLMLTEKLQRACTIYAGKGGYGKSGDSYDKDIIYTIVTRLELAKLQTEIDKIDKRAFIIMGIVKDLKGGMIKKKPMKDH; this is encoded by the coding sequence ATGAATCCGTTTCTGTCCAAACTTTTATTTGAGGCCGCCCGAAAACGGCTTGAAAAAAGACGTCTTGGCAAACCTGTACGGAAAAGGGAAATTGTGCCCTTAGTAAGAAGGTTTCAAGTGGAACTTTCGCATGCTATAAAAGAATATATTTTTATTGTAGTCGGTGTGTTTTCCGCAGGCTTTGGGCTGAAAGGTTTTTTACTCCCCAACAAATTTATTGACGGTGGCGCCACGGGCATTTCACTGTTGTTACAGCATGTTACCTCAATACAACTTGGTATTCTTTTGGTGATGGTCAACTTACCTTTTTTAATTTTGGCTTACAGAACCATTGGCCAAAAATTCGCATTAAAAAGTATTGCTGCCATTGCCTTTTTGGCAGTAGTAGTTCATTTTGTGGAGTACCCTACTATTACAGACGACAAATTATTAATAGCCGTATTTGGCGGATTCTTCCTGGGGCTGGGTATTGGCATGTCTATGCGAGGCGGCAGCGTTATTGACGGCACCGAAGTACTCGCTATATTTTTAAGCAGAAAACTATCGCTCACCATTGGCGATGTCCTTCTCATCATCAATATTATCATTTTCTCGGTAGGTGCTTATATTCTTTCTATTGAAACGGCGCTTTACGCGATTTTAACTTATTTATCCGCTGCAAAAACCGTCGATTTTGTGGTAGATGGCGTTGAGGAATACGTGGGCGTTACCATAATTTCTAACAAACACGAAGAACTACGCCTTATGCTTACCGAAAAACTGCAACGGGCTTGCACTATTTATGCGGGAAAGGGCGGCTACGGTAAAAGCGGCGACAGCTACGACAAAGACATTATTTACACTATTGTTACCCGACTTGAACTCGCCAAGTTACAAACGGAAATTGATAAAATTGATAAAAGGGCATTCATTATAATGGGCATTGTAAAAGACCTAAAAGGCGGTATGATTAAAAAGAAGCCGATGAAAGACCACTAA